The sequence GGAAACGCCGACCCCGGCGATCGTCCCCAGGACACGGTAATAGCTCTTCGAAAAGACCAGCCCGCTTTGCGGCTGCATGACGAGAAAGGTCGTAAAAATCGCCGTGCGCGGGTCGGGAAGGTTCAGCGTCATCGAGATGACCAGCGCGAGCAGCCCGGCAAAGGTCGCTTTCGCCATATAGGTCAGGACGGGCGCATCCGTCGCGAGCCACTCAAGCGCCGTCCGCTTCCAGGAGAACGGCTGCGCCATGGTATTAGTCATCTGCACCCTCCTTACCGTTTGGGTCACGGTAGCCTCCGCCGAGCGCATTGATCAGGGCAATCTTCAGGCCTGCGCGCTCCTCGCGCAGCGCGATGCCGGCCAGTTCGCCGCGCCAGTACGCCCGTTTTGCCTCCAGGTAGGGCAGCTTGTCGGTCAATCCGCCGCCAAACCGTTTCTGCGCGAGGGCCTCGTTGCGCTGCTTCGCGCGTATATCCGCGTCATGCAGCTGCGTCTGCGAGACGATGAGTCTGGAACGTTTCAGGACGCCGACGACCTCGTTCGCCGCCTTGATGACGGCCGCGTTGTAATCGTTGACGGCGCGGTTGTAGTCACTGACGCTGGCCTGCAGGTTCGCCTCGCGGGCGCCGCCGTCGAACAGGGGGAGCGAAAGGGCCGCACCCCCCGCGGGAGCGTAGGACGAAGCCACAAGCAGCTTGCCGAAATCAAACGAGATGAACCCGAGCAGCCCGGTGAGGCTGATATTGGGGTAGAACTGTGCCTTGGCCTGCTCGATGTTCTGCTCTTTGCTGAGGACAATGTATTTGCAGACCGTCACGTCGGCCCGGTGGGCGACCAGGTCCAGGCGGACTGCTTCGGGCAGGGGCACCTCGGTGTCCTCACGGAGCTTCGGCGCGCTCAGGGTATCGGCATAGGAGGGCAGGAACCCGCCCAGGATGCCTATGCCCTCTATCTTGCCTGCAACGGCCCTTCGGACGGCGGCCTGTTCCCCTTTGAGGGCCGCCACCTCCGCCTGTTTCGCATAGAGTGCCGTAGCGTCGATCAGCCCCTGTTTCCATTTTTTTTCAAGGATGGCCTGCTCCTCGACCAGCGCGCGCTCGGATGCCTCGAGGAGAAGCAGGCGCTCCTCGTCGAAGTGCCAGGAGAGGTAGAGCGTGCAGATACCGACGGCAAGGGCCAGTCTCGCCGCATCGACGGCCGCTTTCTGCGCCAGGGCGCCGTAAAGCGCGGAACGGATCCTTGATGCACGTTCGTCCCAGAAATCGAAAGTGTAGTCCAGGCTGACGCCCGTCTCGTAAAGGGTATACGTCCCTCCGCCGAGGGGCGCAGGGAATATATAGTTTTCGCTGAAACGCTCCCGCGTGACGGCGGCATCGGCCGAGATGTGGGGTACGTTGCCGGACTGCGCGGCGGCGAGGACGCTGTTCGCCAGCGCGTAGCGCGCTTCGACGCTTTTGAGAGCCGGTGCGTTGCGCAGCGCGTTTTCGATCAGCGCATCGAGCTGCGCATCGCCGTACCCTTTCCACCAGTCGCTCTCCAGGCGCGCTTCGGACGGTTGTAATGCCGGAGCATCCTGCGCCAGTTCGCGGGAAAGGTCCGGTGTCGCCATCGGTGCCTGTTTGTCGGTCATCGGGACGCAGGCACCTAGGAAGAGTGCCGGGAGAAGTCCGAGTAGGAATCTGTATTGCATTTCTGTATGGCTTTAATGGGATGGGTTTTCGGTGTCAGTTATGTTTTGGATAGCAGCGATTTTTCACCCGTTTACGGTGCTCTGTTTTCACGCATTTTGCATCTGGCATTCGGCGGAATTATAGTCGTTTCACCAGGGGAATTCCATACATTCCGCAACCTGTAAATCAACACTTCTTGCATCCAAAGTTGGCATATCTTGCTATAATTTCTCTTATGAAAAAAGGCTCCGAACGCCACAGAACCAAAATCACCAACGACCTGATGCACTATATCTATGAGCATATAGACACGCCGATCAACCTGGATACCCTCAGCGCCGATTTCGGGGTCTCAAAGTTCCACATGCACCGGCTCTTCAAGCGGGAGTTCGGCAGGAACATTCACGAGACGATCCAGTCGATCCGGCTGCAGATGGCGGCAAACCTGCTCATCACCAACAAGAAATCCACCATTTCAAAGATCGCCGCCATGACCGGCTACAGTTCGCAGACCTCCTTTATCAGGGCCTTCGGCAAGAAATTCGCGATGACACCGAAAGCGTGGCGCAACGGCGGGTTCATGGCCTACTCGGAGACGATCGTGCGGGAGATGCCGGACGACCTGACCTCCGACGTCACCTATGAAAATCTTTCGCCCGTTATCAAAAAGATGCCGTCGTTCAAGGTCTACTATATCCGGCACCGGGGGTATGACGATGCCATCAAACAGTGCTGGCAGAAACTGCAGGCGTTTACCCTCGGCAACGACATCCGGAACTATTCGCAGATCGCGCTCTATCACGACAACCCGATCATCACCCCGCTGGATGAGTGCCACTACGTCGCCTGCATCGTCCTCAACGAACCCTTTGACGCCGAAAAGGTCCCCCTGCCCTCGTTCGAGATACACGGGGGCGTCTACGCGGAGTTCACTGCACGCGGGTACCGCAACGATATCCTGAAGCTGATCCGGTGGGTCTACCATGAGTGGCTCCCCGCGAGCGGGTACGAGACCACGGCGAAGCACGCCTACCTCATCTACGACGATAACGACTTTTTGAACGAGACGGGGGATTTCTCCCTGAAGTACTACATTCCCATCGTCCTGCCGTAAGCCGGCCGGGACAGGCGCAGGAACAGAATCCCTATTTCAATGATCCGTCGATCATGTAGCCCATGGCACGGATATTCTGGATGAAATCCTCTTTCAACGCTTTTTTCAGGCGGTTCACCTCGGCACGGATCGTCGCGTTATCGATGATCGCCTCGTCCCAGACGTAGATACGGAACGTTTCGAAATCGACCACCCGGTTCATGTTGCGCGCGAGCAGGTCGATGATCTGGTGCTGGCGGCGGGTCAGGGTCTGCGGTACGTTGTCGAAAAGCAGGGTCTCGTTAAGCATGTCGTAGCTGTAGCGCTTGGAGAGGCGCAGGTGTTTGCGCTGGTCCGGCGGGACATCGCGCATGACCCGGTTTATGTGCAAGAGAAGCTCCTGCAGGTGGAAGGGCTTTTTGAGGTAGTCGAAGCAGCCCAGCTCGTACGCCTTCGAGATCTCGGCGATGTCGGTCTGCGCGCTCGTAAAGATCGCCGGGACGGCAATTTTTGCCGCATTGAGACGTTCAAGCAGGCTCAGGCCGTCGATGGAGGGGACATTGATGTCGAGGATCAGCAGATCGTACCCGCCCTTCATGATCGCCTCCAGGGCCTCCGCACCGTCGACGAAAGCGTCGACCCGGTGGTTATGCAACTGCAGATATTCGCTCACGGCGCCCTGGAGCATCACCTCATCTTCAAGCAGCAGAATTTTCATCGCACCCCCCTTTCGCAATAATATAGGTGAACGCCGTCACGCCGGCTTCAGAGCGGATGTCCGTATCGATGCCGTACTTGTTGCAGATGGCCTTGACCAGGTGCAGCCCCAGCCCGAAGCCGCTGAGCTCGTCCGCTTCCCGGTAAAAGGCTTCAAAGACCTTTTCCGGGTGGTCGATGGGGTTCGAACGCGTCGTGAAGCGCATCCGGGCCGTCTGCGCCACCACCTCCAGCTCGACGTCGACCGTGCTGTCGGGGTAGGCATACTTGATGGCGTTGGAGAGGTTGTTGTCGACGAGGCGCCGCAGCTCCTCCTCGTTGATACAGACCGGGACCGCCTCCGCGATCCTTGCCGCCACTTTCAGGCGGTTTGCCGCCATGACGCTCTCGAAGAACGCCAGCCGCCCCTGCAGGAAAGCCCCCAGGTCGATCGTGTCGGAGGGGTAGTCGATCCGCTCTTTTTTGACCATGTAGCGCAGATCGTCGAAGATCGTATGGAGCATCTTCGCCGCCGCTTCGATACTACCGAGGTAGCGGTCTTCCCCGTGCATGTGGCGGTAGAGGTCGATCTGCGTCATGATCACCGCCAGCGGCGTGTTGACCTCGTGGATGGACTGCTTGATAAAGGCGTCCTGCGACAGCACGAGCTGGTCGCTGAATGCCTTCTCCTTCTGCAGCTTGGCCGTTTTGTCCCGCACCTTCTGCTCCAGCGAAGCGTTGAGCTCGGAGAGCTGGAGGTTGCGGCTGTGGATCGTGTCGACCATCGCGTTGACGTGTTCGACCAGGGTCTGGAACTCGGCGATCCGGATCTGTTCGCGCTCAATGACGACGTAGCGCGACGCGGCAAGGGAGAAGAAGTCGCTGAAGGTGCGGATCTCGTCGCGCAGCACCTTGTTGATCAGCTTGATCCCGCTGAGCGCCAGCGCAAAAAGGATGGCGCTGAGGGTGAGGATCTCCATGACGTACTTGATGAGCTGGTCGCGTTTTTGCAGCTTTTTCTCCGCGATCAGCGCATCGATGTCGTCAAGGTAGACCCCCGTACCGATGAGCCACTGCCAGGGTTCGAAGATGACGGCCGAGGCGATCTTCGGGGAGAGTTTCCCCGTCGTCGGCTTCTCCCAGATATAGTGCAGGAAACCGCCTTCGCGCGCGGCGGCGATGAGCCCGTCGTGGACGGCGACCCCCTTCACGTCATGAACGTTCCGCATGTTCTTTCCGAAGTTCTCGGGCTTGTTCGGATCGTTGACGTTGATGCCGTCGACCGTATAGATGAAGATGTATTTGCTGCCGTCCCCGCGGTCATAGAGGGCGTTGATCGCATCGATGATATTGTGCTGGAGCACCTTCTCGTCGAGACGGCCGTGCCAGCGTTCATACTCATGCTCGATGAAACTGATCGCGCGCTGCGTCTCTTCACGGATCATCTCTTTTTGCTGCTGCAGGTAGCTTGCGCGCATCTGCGCGGCATCCCGGTCGAAATCCCGGTACTCTTCGAATATGACCAGTAGCGTAAAAAGCATCGCAAAGCAGAAGAGTGCCACAATGGCGAGGAAGTTGATCTTCTCCAGGCTGATCGTATGCCAAAGGCCGTGCGATGCTTTTCTTTTCAAATGCTTATATCCCGTTTCCCCGTTAACTCTATTGAAGTTTATCCTAAAACAGCGTGCAGAAAAAATCCCTCCGATGCCTGCCGGGCCAGGAGAGGAACGCATCCCCGCCTAAAAATTGCACCCCGTTGCATTTGCAAGGCGTGGGTCGGATGCTATAATGCCCCGCAATTGTCAAAAAAGAGTTCCCGTAAGGTCCGCCCATGCCCAATCTGCAGCTGTTTCATGTTCCCGATAGACTCTACAAGGCCCTCCTCCTGCTCTTTGCGTTTCTGCTGCCGGTAGAGACGCTCCGCGCATCGCAGGATGTCCAGACCTACACCTCGCAGGGGCTGGTCGTCGCCGACTACCAGGTCATCGACCTTCCCGGAAGCGACGCCATCGACCTGCTCGGCCTGCGTTATCTGCTGCAGCTTAACGACTGGCTCTATTTTGGCCTCGGCGCCCATGCACCGCTGGTCCGGGGGGATTACGGCGGTTTCATGACCCTGGACGCCACGCTCCATGCCCAGTATAACCTCTATGAGGGGCTCTTTATCGACGCGGGAGCCACCGTGGGCGGCGGCGGCGGGGGATCCAGCATCGCGCAGAGCAAAGAGCTCTCCGGTTCGGGCGGCTTCGGCATAGGCTACATCGGTCTGGGGTACGAGTTCGACGATCACGTTTCCGTCGGGGTGAACTACGCCTACATCAAATTTGAAGACTCCCAGATCGACAGCTCCCAGGTCAATTTCTTTGTCGAAAAGGCGGTCGATTACACCGCCGCATCCTATGCCGATGCCGGGAAGATCGTCCCCGCGCTGGTCAAGCTGCTGGGCACCAAAGAGCATATCCTGACGTTTGAAATGAACAACCTCTTTCAGATCGACCCGACGGGCAGCAACACGAAAACCGTCAATACGATCGCGCTGCAGTTCTCCCATTTCCTCGATGATGCCAACTACCTCTTCGTCGAAGCGGAAATCGGCTACAAAGGCCTTCCGCTCTATAACCAGATTCTCCCCGGTGCGGGCCACCGTTTCTCCCTCACCCCGCACGTTCACCTCTACGGCCAGGTCGGCATCGGATCGGGAGGCTATTCGCCCGACCTCATCGACACCGGCTCCGGGCTGCTGGTCTATCCCAAGGCGTCGCTGGAGTACCTCCCGGGCGACGATTTCGGCCTGGCACTCTCCGGCGGCTACCTGGCCGCACCGACGGGAACCTCTAGAAACTATACGCTGGGGGCCGCCCTCAATTACCACCTCTCCGGCGCCAAGAACGGCACGGCAGGCGGGCGTACCTTCAAAGGGTTCCGCCTCAGCGTCTTTCCCCAGAGCGAGCTGAACGTCAAAGTGGACGGGGCGAGCCACCACGACGTGCATATGCTCTCCACCCAGCTCGACGCCCTGCTGAACCCCCACTGGTACTTTGCCACGCAGGTCAGTGTCGCCTACAACGACTACCTGGGCTACCCGGGGTACGGCGAGATCCTGGCGGGAATAGGGATCCAGAACCGCTACACTCCTTCCACGCGCTTCCAGAGTTTTTTCCAGCTGCTGCTGGGCACCAACGTGGACGGCGTCGTCTTCAAACCCTCCGTCGGCACGACCTACACGCTCACGGACAGCATCGCGTTCTATGCCCAGGTTGGCCAGATCATGTCAGTCAACAGCCAGGACCTTTACCGGGAAGACCGTCCCTTCAGCGCGACCTCCGTCGGGGCAGGCCTCACCTACCGCTTTTCGCTGCCCTAAGCACAGCGGAAGCCTTGGCCTATGCCGTTTTCCGCGAGTAACCCGATTTAAAAACCGCCCGTTAAGTTTTTCCCAAATATAATGCGCCTTAAAATAGACAGGAGTACTACACTATGTTCGGTTTCGGAAAACAAGAACTCAAGACCTACGACTACAGCGCCGAGGAGATGGCATCGTTCCAATGGGCGAAAATGACCACGAGCAAGGGGGTCATGTGGCTCAAACTCTACAACGAGGAAACGCCGAACACCGTCGCGAACTTCGCCTTCCTGGCCAAAGACGGCTACTACGACGGCCTGAACTTCCACCGCGTCATCCCGGGCTTCATGGCCCAGGGCGGCTGTCCGCACGGTACGGGTACCGGCGGTCCGGGCTGGAGCATAGCCTGCGAGACGAAAAACAACGTCCACAAGCATGTCAAAGGCACCCTCTCCATGGCGCATGCAGGCCCGAACACCGGCGGCAGCCAGTTCTTCATCTGCTTCGTCCCCTGCCCGCACCTCGACGGCGTCCATACCGTCTTCGGCGGCATCGAAGCCGGTGACGCTGACTCCATGGCCGTGCTCGACAGCATTGCCGGCCAGGACAAGATCGAGAAAGTCGAAATCCTCGCCGAAAAGGCGTAAGTTACCGCCATGTTGGTCCATATCTGCTGCAGCGTCGACTCCCACTTCTTCCTGGAGAAGCTGCAGCACGACTACCCCGACGAGAAACTCACGGGCTTCTTCTACGACCCCAACATCCACCCCTACTCCGAGTACCGCCTGCGCTATCTTGACGTCCAGCGTTCGTGCAAAAAACTCGGCATCGATCTGCTTGAAGGCGAATACGACTTCGAAACGTGGATGGACGCGGTGCGCGGGCTGGAGAAGGAGCCGGAAAAAGGGGCGCGCTGCGAGGTCTGCTTCGACCGCCGCTTCGAGGTAAGCGCGCACAAAGCGCTGGAGCTGGGCGAAAAACGGATGACGACGACCCTGCTGGTGAGCCCCCTCAAATCCCAGGAACAGCTGAGGCGCGTCGGTGATGCTTTCCACCGGGAGCACGGCGTCGAGTTCATCGCCGTCGACTACCGAGCCGGCGGCGGCACCCAGGACCAGAGCCGCGTCACCAAGGAGCAGCAGCTCTACCGCCAGGACTACTGCGGCTGCCTCTTCGGGCTGAGCATGCAGCGCGACCACCAGGACCGCCTGATGGACGAGATGTTCTCCCCCATAGACGGCCGTATCCTGCCCGCGTCCATCGAGGAGCGGCTGGCCATGTACGCGCAGCGGATGGCCCTGGAAGATGCAGGCAAAACCTACCGCATCGTCAAGCAGAAGTTCCTCAACTACCGCCAGTTCACCTGCCGCCTCACCCGGGGCAAAAGCGAGTCCGTGCCCGCCTATGCCCTGCACTATTCGACCCTGCCCCGGCAAAGGGCAAGCGGCAAGGTGGAGTACGAACAGCACGGCATTCACTACTTCAACCGCGACGACGTCCGTTTCATCACCCTTGAGAGCTTCAACCGCCGCCTGGGGAGCGCGTACGAGAGCGTCAAAGCGCTCTGTTTTGATCCGCCCTCCCTCGAAGATGAACTCGCCCTGCGCCGGCAGCTTAGCGACACCCCGTTCGACCTTTCTCCCGTTATCGTCGTCGACGACACTCCCGAGGGCAAACTCACCCTCACCCTCGACGCCAAGGTATACGAAGACACGAAAGAGCGGCTCATCGCAGACTAATCGGTTATTAACCCCTTTTTCGCTAAAATCACTCACTTTTCCCCGGACAAAACATGCCGGGCAACCTATCAGAAAAAGGAAGATCCACCCACTATGATCGATGTTGTCGAAATTCAGAAAATTCTGCCGCACCGCTTCCCGTTCCTCCTCGTAGACCGCGTCACCGAACTCAACCCGAACGAGTCCCTCACCGGTTACAAGAACGTCACCATCGGCGAACAGATCTTCGAAGG is a genomic window of Sulfurimonas sp. HSL1-2 containing:
- a CDS encoding efflux transporter outer membrane subunit, translated to MQYRFLLGLLPALFLGACVPMTDKQAPMATPDLSRELAQDAPALQPSEARLESDWWKGYGDAQLDALIENALRNAPALKSVEARYALANSVLAAAQSGNVPHISADAAVTRERFSENYIFPAPLGGGTYTLYETGVSLDYTFDFWDERASRIRSALYGALAQKAAVDAARLALAVGICTLYLSWHFDEERLLLLEASERALVEEQAILEKKWKQGLIDATALYAKQAEVAALKGEQAAVRRAVAGKIEGIGILGGFLPSYADTLSAPKLREDTEVPLPEAVRLDLVAHRADVTVCKYIVLSKEQNIEQAKAQFYPNISLTGLLGFISFDFGKLLVASSYAPAGGAALSLPLFDGGAREANLQASVSDYNRAVNDYNAAVIKAANEVVGVLKRSRLIVSQTQLHDADIRAKQRNEALAQKRFGGGLTDKLPYLEAKRAYWRGELAGIALREERAGLKIALINALGGGYRDPNGKEGADD
- a CDS encoding AraC family transcriptional regulator, giving the protein MKKGSERHRTKITNDLMHYIYEHIDTPINLDTLSADFGVSKFHMHRLFKREFGRNIHETIQSIRLQMAANLLITNKKSTISKIAAMTGYSSQTSFIRAFGKKFAMTPKAWRNGGFMAYSETIVREMPDDLTSDVTYENLSPVIKKMPSFKVYYIRHRGYDDAIKQCWQKLQAFTLGNDIRNYSQIALYHDNPIITPLDECHYVACIVLNEPFDAEKVPLPSFEIHGGVYAEFTARGYRNDILKLIRWVYHEWLPASGYETTAKHAYLIYDDNDFLNETGDFSLKYYIPIVLP
- a CDS encoding response regulator transcription factor translates to MKILLLEDEVMLQGAVSEYLQLHNHRVDAFVDGAEALEAIMKGGYDLLILDINVPSIDGLSLLERLNAAKIAVPAIFTSAQTDIAEISKAYELGCFDYLKKPFHLQELLLHINRVMRDVPPDQRKHLRLSKRYSYDMLNETLLFDNVPQTLTRRQHQIIDLLARNMNRVVDFETFRIYVWDEAIIDNATIRAEVNRLKKALKEDFIQNIRAMGYMIDGSLK
- a CDS encoding cache domain-containing protein → MKRKASHGLWHTISLEKINFLAIVALFCFAMLFTLLVIFEEYRDFDRDAAQMRASYLQQQKEMIREETQRAISFIEHEYERWHGRLDEKVLQHNIIDAINALYDRGDGSKYIFIYTVDGINVNDPNKPENFGKNMRNVHDVKGVAVHDGLIAAAREGGFLHYIWEKPTTGKLSPKIASAVIFEPWQWLIGTGVYLDDIDALIAEKKLQKRDQLIKYVMEILTLSAILFALALSGIKLINKVLRDEIRTFSDFFSLAASRYVVIEREQIRIAEFQTLVEHVNAMVDTIHSRNLQLSELNASLEQKVRDKTAKLQKEKAFSDQLVLSQDAFIKQSIHEVNTPLAVIMTQIDLYRHMHGEDRYLGSIEAAAKMLHTIFDDLRYMVKKERIDYPSDTIDLGAFLQGRLAFFESVMAANRLKVAARIAEAVPVCINEEELRRLVDNNLSNAIKYAYPDSTVDVELEVVAQTARMRFTTRSNPIDHPEKVFEAFYREADELSGFGLGLHLVKAICNKYGIDTDIRSEAGVTAFTYIIAKGGCDENSAA
- a CDS encoding peptidylprolyl isomerase — translated: MFGFGKQELKTYDYSAEEMASFQWAKMTTSKGVMWLKLYNEETPNTVANFAFLAKDGYYDGLNFHRVIPGFMAQGGCPHGTGTGGPGWSIACETKNNVHKHVKGTLSMAHAGPNTGGSQFFICFVPCPHLDGVHTVFGGIEAGDADSMAVLDSIAGQDKIEKVEILAEKA
- a CDS encoding epoxyqueuosine reductase QueH, with product MLVHICCSVDSHFFLEKLQHDYPDEKLTGFFYDPNIHPYSEYRLRYLDVQRSCKKLGIDLLEGEYDFETWMDAVRGLEKEPEKGARCEVCFDRRFEVSAHKALELGEKRMTTTLLVSPLKSQEQLRRVGDAFHREHGVEFIAVDYRAGGGTQDQSRVTKEQQLYRQDYCGCLFGLSMQRDHQDRLMDEMFSPIDGRILPASIEERLAMYAQRMALEDAGKTYRIVKQKFLNYRQFTCRLTRGKSESVPAYALHYSTLPRQRASGKVEYEQHGIHYFNRDDVRFITLESFNRRLGSAYESVKALCFDPPSLEDELALRRQLSDTPFDLSPVIVVDDTPEGKLTLTLDAKVYEDTKERLIAD